The genomic region AAGTATATAATACCATTCGCATTTTGTTGTGCCACAATGTTTTTTGCCTCGGGTAAACTGTTACAATAGCAGGCAACTTCTACATCGGGTGAGGCATTGAACATACGAATGAACTGGCGCGAAGTAGCCGTATGCGACTGATCCACCACCACTACGGGCACATTGCGTACCACTTCGTTGTTGTAAATCCACGAATAAAGCAGCGGATAGAACAGTGGAACAAGTATAAAGAATATGAGAACACCCTCGTCTTTAATGGTATTCTTCATCTCTATCCACCAGATATAGCAGATAGAAACAATCAAATTGCTGTTGGCATTTGTACGCCTGCTGTTTGTATTCTTCTCCATAAGCCCATTCTTGTTCCTCGCTTTTGCAAAAGGAAATCAGCTTTTTCGTAGAGCTTTTATTTATCTATTTTCTGTTTATTTTGGTTATGAGGAACGTGATAAGTTACGTCCCTGCATGCGCTAAGGTATGTAAACATACTCTAACATGGCTCGCCTTATGTTGCGTGCCGAAAGCAATGGCAGAGCCGCGAAAGCCACAAGAGCCACCACATGCGGCCATGCGTCGATGAGAGGATAGCCGTTGAAGATGGTCATTTGGTACACCATATAATAATGTCGGAGGGGTATGAGCTGGGCTAAACCTATGATTGGCGAATCCATGGCGAACAAAGGAAAGGTTGCTCCGCACGCCGAGAACCCCACAACTGCCCACAACGAGCAGACACTCATGGACATACGAAGCGACGGCATCAGTCCGAAAACGAACACGCCGAAGCCTTGTGCTGCCGATACGGTGAGCAAAGCCAGCAGCAACATCTTGGAAATACCGCCGGGGTGGGGGAAGTTAAGATGACCGTAGACATACCATTCGTAACCCAAGAACAGGGTGAAGAAAACCAAGAACTGTGGCAGCAGTTTGCCCGAAAGTGCCACGACAATGTTCTTTCCAGCCATCTGCATCCATTCTTTCGACCGTCCGAACTTCAGTTCAGTGCCTATAGAGTACACCGTGATAAGCAACATGAACAGCATTAACACGCCCGGCACCATGATGGTAGAAAGGTAAATGTTGTAGCTCAGCCACGGATTGCCAATGGTATGCACGTCGAGCGCAATGGGCTGAAGGGCGGTTTTAATTTCACGTTCGGTCTTTCCGAGCATCTGGAGCTTGGCTGAACCAATGGCAGCCGAGCCGAGTGTGGTAATGGTCTTAAGGTCCTTGAAGAGCAACGCCCCTGCTACCAGCGTTACATTACTATAATAAAACGACACTTTAGGCTGCCTTCCGCTAATCAGCTTGGCAGTTGTTCCCTCCGGAATGTATAGGTATGCGTAGATTTTTCCTTGCTGAACGGCACGTCGTGCTTCGGTTACGTTCGTGTAATGGGCTACCACTTTTGCACTCTGGAAGGCATCTAACTTGCGTATTAGTGCACGTGTTACGGCAGAATTGTCGTTGTCTACCACTCCGCAAGGCATGTTTTCGGGCTGTCCGCTGCTCATCAGTGATGTGAAAAAGATAAGAATGATAATCGGGAAAACTACCATACAGAACAGGTAGATAGGTGTATGTAGCATCTGTTCTACCTCTCTTGCCGCTATTTTAATGATGCGTCGGAACACGATTAGAACCGTTTATTTGTTTTGCTTTCTGTTTTTATTCAATTCAATGGCAATCTGTTTGCAACCCAAATATAGTGTTGCAGGATTGCCTTTTCCATTACGTCAAGGTATCATTTCTTCAATATAACCGACATTCCGGGGCGCAGTCCATCTATTTTCGTAATGGGTCTGGCTTTCACCTCAAACGTTTTCAAGTCGTATTGTCCGGTTGCTTTCGTTGCTTTCCATACGGCATAAGTGCCCTGATTCTTAATGGACGTAACCTGCAAGTCTATGTTTTTGTTAAACGCAGGCACGAAGCCCCTCAGTTTTGTGCCCACTTTCATACCGTTTAACTGGTCTTCCCGTATGTTGAAGGTAGTCCACACGTCGTTCATCATGGATATGCTCATAATCGGACTGCCCAATCCTACAAGCTCGCCCACCTTCGGATAGATGGTGGAAACCTCTCCATCGGCAGTTGCGCGCTGCACTGTTTCCTTCAAAAAAGACTTTACCACGTCTACGGCAGAGCGTGCTGCCTGAGCCTGTTTCTTTGCTGCTCGCTTGGTTTCTTCACGTCTTCCGCTCTTCGCAAGGTCGTATTGAGCACGTGCAACATCTACTGCCGACAGCGTAGTCTTGTATGCTGCCTCGGCTTCGTCGCGTTTTTGAGCCGAAATAACCCCCTCGTTGAAAAGTCGAAGCAGTCGTCCGTAAGTCTTTCCAGCTATGTCGTTGGCGGTAATAGCCTGCTGATAAACATTGTAGGCAGCTGTAATAAGTTCTTGCCGGTTGGGTTCTTCCGTCAAATCGCTAAGGGCTTCGGTTGCTCCGGCGGCTGCATTGGCAACCTTTTCTTGCGCATTCATTTCTGGAATAGCCAGTACAGCCAGCACATCGCCCTTGTGTACGTAGTCGCCTTCCTTTACTTTGATTTCTGTAATGCGTCCCGGCAGTTTGCAAGCTACACGATATTCGCTGACTTCAACCTCGCCCTGAATAACCTCTTCGTCCTTTCCTAACGTGAAATAACCTATTACTGCCACGAGTACAACCACGGTAACAAAACCGAGAATGGCTAAAAGTATGTTGTTATGTTGCGATTTTGCTGACATAATGAAAGTCTTTTATTTTGTTTGTTTTGTTTCTATTGCAATTCTATATGAATGTGTCGGAGTATGCAAGACGGTATTTTTGTATGACATTTGTTGCTGTTTGCAAATGCGTTTACAGTTCTCCGAGTGCCTTCCTTAATGCCACTTGCGCCGTCCTGATGTCTATTTCGGCATCTACAATGGCTGTCTTTGCCGACATCCATGCCGTTTGTGCCTGCATCACATCGGTAACAGTCATTACTCCTTCCTTAAATCCGAGGTTGGCAACACGTAGGTTCTCTTCTGCCGAAACCATGTTTTTGTGTGCAGTAGCCAAGCGGGTGTTTGCGTTTTTAAGGCGGAAGCGAGTCTGTTCCACCTCTAATCTAATCTTGTTTCGTACGTCGCTCAATTCCATTTGAGCCATTTGGGTTGCCGTGCGAGCTGCTCTCACCTTGTATTTGCCTTCTCCCCAGTTCCAAATAGGTACGTGCAGCACCAACCCGATGCTCCAAATGTCTTTGAATTTCTGTTCAAATCCGTTGAAAGCATTGGGGTTCGACACGGTGTAACCAGCCGTTAAGGCGAGGTGCGGACGATAAAGTGCCTGTATAATTTTGGTGTTCTGCTTGGTAATATCAACCGTATTTTGCAGTATTCGTACCTCTGGACGAGCATTGAAAGCAGTGTCCGCACTGTTATAATTTGCAGGAACGAAAGCCGAAAGATTGTCTGTTGCTTCGTCTTCGAGCATTAAATCGCCGTCGAGGGGCAGTCCGCAAAGCTGACAAAGTGCCATTTTCGCTAACGAAATGCCGTTTTCTATTTCCGAAATGGTAAGGTTTGCGGTATTTTCAGCTACCGAAACCTTCAGTCCGTCAGCCTTTGTTGCAACGCCGGCATCGTACATTTTAGTTACATTATCGTGCAACTTGCTTATTAGATTGCGGTATTGTATAGCCAGTATCGACTTTTCTTTGAGCGAAACAATAAGCCAGTAAGCGTTATCGACGGCGAAAAGAACCGTTTGCTGCTTCAGCTGTATATCGTTTTGGGCAAACTCTTCGCCTATCGTAGCTATGTCGTTGAGTGCCTTTATGCCCCCTCCCATATATATGGGTTGCGTAACCATGATACCGGCAGCATACATATTCTTTGTGTTTGTGCGCAATCCGCGTCGTATCGTCTCGCCTATGTTGTTGCCAGCTTGGGAGAGTGGCGTTGTAATACCCCCTAAAACATCGGCTAACCGTTGGGCTGCCTGAGCCGAAATAATGCCTTGTTGTTGCAGCTGACCAATGGTTTGACCTATCTGGCTGCCCAATTTGCCAACTGTTGCCGAGCCTAACGACGATAGCGTTTGCTTTTGTTTGTCGTTAAGGAGCGATATTTCGCGCGACAAATGTTCGTATCCAGCCATGCCCGTAACACGTGGCAGATACTTTGTTTTGGCTGCTTTGTGCGTATTTTCGGCTATTTGAGCAGTCAATTTAGATATTGCCAGCTGTTTATTATTAGCCAAAGCCAGTTCACGACAACGCTTTAACGACAGCACATTGCGTCTTTCTGCAATCACTTCTTGACTTTCTGCCGTTCCGTTTTCCATCTTATCGGCAGCTGTTTCCTGCGTTTTCACCATTGTTTTGTATGCAAAAGCAGACGTTTTTCTAACCCTTTCTGTCATAGTCTTTTGCGTTCCCGTCAATATTTCAGGTACAAATGCAAGCGTTTCCCCTACTGTCTTTTGTGGCAGTTCCTGTGAAAATGCGGCACAAACCGTAGTAAAAAATACACCGAAAAGCAATATTTTTTTTATCATAAAGTTCGATTCTGAATCCTGTACAGCTTTATTCCGTATCTTAATACAAAATTAAATCATTTTGAATATAGACCAAAACAAAATGCTTTATTATTTCTTTATTTTCGTTAAAGGGCGCAAAAATAAAGAAAAAATGCCTAAGTTTTATTTTTTTTCCCTACTTTTGCACTGCACAGTTGTACTTAATACAGATTACGAAACAATTACATTAAATGCGCAGAAATGGCTTTTTATATAGGGTTTTCGACTTATACTACGATGGATTTCGCAGTATGACGCTTGGCAAGACACTTTGGCTTGTCATCTTGGTAAAGCTCTTCATTATGTTCTTTGTCTTAAAATTGTTCTTTTTTCCGAACTTTATTAAGGAGCATTCAAAGCGTGGAAGCGAAGCAAAATTCGTTGAAAAGGAGATGCTGAAGCGCAATTAGGTGTAGCCTGCCGGTGAATGTAGGTATCTGGCAAGATAGAAATCAGGAATAAACGAGAGAACTATAAATTAATTCTAACAGTCATATTATTTAACAATGGGAAATTTATTATTAACCATCGACCCCGATGTTGTGAACTGGTCGCGTGCTCAGTTCGCACTTACAGCCATCTATCACTGGCTGTTTGTGCCACTGACGCTTGGGCTTGCACTCATTATGGGGATTATGGAGACGTACTATTATCGTACGGGAGAAGTGTTTTGGAAGAAGACGGCGCAGTTCTGGCAGCGTCTTTTTGGTATTAATTTCGCCATAGGCGTAGCTACCGGCATTATTTTAGAGTTCGAATTTGGAACGAACTGGAGCAATTACTCTTGGTTTGTAGGCGATATTTTCGGTGCCCCGCTTGCCATCGAGGGTATGCTGGCTTTCTTTATGGAGTCTACTTTCGTGGCTGTTATGTTCTTCGGGTGGAAGAAAGTGTCGCGCGGATTTCACCTTGCGTCCACTTGGCTGACGGGTATTGGTGCCACGATATCGGCTTGGTGGATTCTCGTAGCCAATGCCTGGATGCAGAATCCTGTGGGTTGTGAGTTCAATCCGGACACCATGCGCAACGAAATGACATCGTTCTGGGAAGTAGCTTTAAGTCCGATGGCTGTCAATAAGTTCACTCATACCGTTACATCTGCCTGGGTTCTGGGTGCAGCTTTCTGTGTTGGAGTCAGCTGTTGGTACCTTTTGAAGAAGCGCCACACAGACTTTGCCCGCAAAAGCCTGAAGGTTGGTGCTGTCGTAGGCTTGTGCGCATCGTTGCTTACAGCCGTTGCCGGTGATGAATCGGCTTATCTTGTAGCGCAACATCAGCCTATGAAGCTGGCAGCCATGGAGGCTTTGTACGAAGGAGGCAAGGGAGAAGCACTTACAGGAGTAGCTCTTGTAAATCCATTCTCGCAGCCCGACTACATGAACGAAACCGAACCGCCTATGAAGATAGCTGTACCGAAGGTGCTTTCGTTCCTCGCCACGCGCGACTTTAACGGCTATGTGCCCGGCATTCGCAACATTATAAACGGATATAAGAAGGACGACGGCACTGTTGAACCGTCGCTCGCCGAAAAGATTACTCGGGGCAAACAAGCCATAGCAGCCCTGAAAGCTTACAGAAGCGGACAGAAAACGGAAGCCAATGTAAAGACTTTGAAGACCAACATGAAGTATTTCGGCTATGGCTACATTAAGAATGCGAGCCAGACAGTGCCTCCTGTTGGTATTAATTTCTGGTCGTTCCGTCTGATGGTAGGCTTGGGCGTATTGTTTATTTTGGTATTTGCCATCATCTTGTTCGTGCTTTATCGCAAGGACATAAGCCGTCCTCGGCTTTTGCAGATGGTGGGTGTTGCGCTCATTCCGTTGGCTTATGTTGCCAGTGAATGTGGCTGGTTGGTAGCCGAATTTGGGCGTCAGCCTTGGACAATACAAGACATGTTGCCCACGTGGGCAGCCGTAAGCGACCTCAGCAGTGGGAGTGTTGCATTGACATTCTTCTTGTTCTTATTCCTCTTCACGGCTATGCTTGGGGTTGAAATAAGCATTATGTGTAAACAAATAAAGAAAGGACCGCAACTATGACATACGATTTCTTGCAACATTACTGGTGGTTTCTCATTGCACTTCTCGGTGCATTGCTCGTCTTCCTGATGTTTGTGCAGGGAGCAAACTCCATGATTTTCCAATTGGGTAAGACCGATGTAGAACGCCGTATGGTGATAAACTCTACAGGACGCAAGTGGGAATTTACCTTCACGACGCTTGTAACGTTTGGCGGAGCGTTCTTTGCTTCGTTCCCATTGTTCTACAGTACCAGCTTCGGATCGGCTTATTGGGTGTGGATTATCATTCTTTTCTCGTTCATCATTCAAGCCGTCAGCTACGAGTTTCAGAACAAGGCGGGTAATCTTCTTGGTGTGAAAACTTTCCAGACCTGTCTGGTTATCAATGGCATCGTTGGTCCGCTGCTTCTTGGAGGTGCCGTTGCAACCTTCTTTACAGGGTCTAACTTCATTGTGGAAAAGGCGAATATAGTAAACGGAATGCAGCCCGTCATCTCTCATTGGGCGAATGCTTCGCGCGGACTCGACGTTCTGTTGAACCCATGGGTGGTTATTTTTGGTATCGCCGTGGTGTTCCTCGCTCGCGTGTTGGGCATTCTCTACATTAATAATAATGTGTCCGACGATGCCATACGTTCGCGCATTCGTCTGCAACTCCCCATTAATACCCTGCTATTCCTTATTTTCTTCATTGCATTTCTTGGCAGGACGCTTCTCGGCGACGGCTATGCAGTAAATGCAGACGGCACTGTCGTGATGGAAGCGCTGAAGTATCTGCACAATCTTTTGGATATGTGGTACTTGGCTGTTGTACTTTTGGTGGGTGTATTGCTTGTGCTTTACGGCATTATACGCACGATTTTGCAAGAGAACTACATCAAAGGCATTTGGGCAACAGGCATCGGCGTGGTGCTGGTGGTAATTGTCTTGTTCC from Prevotella nigrescens harbors:
- a CDS encoding ABC transporter permease; this translates as MFRRIIKIAAREVEQMLHTPIYLFCMVVFPIIILIFFTSLMSSGQPENMPCGVVDNDNSAVTRALIRKLDAFQSAKVVAHYTNVTEARRAVQQGKIYAYLYIPEGTTAKLISGRQPKVSFYYSNVTLVAGALLFKDLKTITTLGSAAIGSAKLQMLGKTEREIKTALQPIALDVHTIGNPWLSYNIYLSTIMVPGVLMLFMLLITVYSIGTELKFGRSKEWMQMAGKNIVVALSGKLLPQFLVFFTLFLGYEWYVYGHLNFPHPGGISKMLLLALLTVSAAQGFGVFVFGLMPSLRMSMSVCSLWAVVGFSACGATFPLFAMDSPIIGLAQLIPLRHYYMVYQMTIFNGYPLIDAWPHVVALVAFAALPLLSARNIRRAMLEYVYIP
- a CDS encoding HlyD family secretion protein; translated protein: MSAKSQHNNILLAILGFVTVVVLVAVIGYFTLGKDEEVIQGEVEVSEYRVACKLPGRITEIKVKEGDYVHKGDVLAVLAIPEMNAQEKVANAAAGATEALSDLTEEPNRQELITAAYNVYQQAITANDIAGKTYGRLLRLFNEGVISAQKRDEAEAAYKTTLSAVDVARAQYDLAKSGRREETKRAAKKQAQAARSAVDVVKSFLKETVQRATADGEVSTIYPKVGELVGLGSPIMSISMMNDVWTTFNIREDQLNGMKVGTKLRGFVPAFNKNIDLQVTSIKNQGTYAVWKATKATGQYDLKTFEVKARPITKIDGLRPGMSVILKK
- a CDS encoding TolC family protein, translated to MIKKILLFGVFFTTVCAAFSQELPQKTVGETLAFVPEILTGTQKTMTERVRKTSAFAYKTMVKTQETAADKMENGTAESQEVIAERRNVLSLKRCRELALANNKQLAISKLTAQIAENTHKAAKTKYLPRVTGMAGYEHLSREISLLNDKQKQTLSSLGSATVGKLGSQIGQTIGQLQQQGIISAQAAQRLADVLGGITTPLSQAGNNIGETIRRGLRTNTKNMYAAGIMVTQPIYMGGGIKALNDIATIGEEFAQNDIQLKQQTVLFAVDNAYWLIVSLKEKSILAIQYRNLISKLHDNVTKMYDAGVATKADGLKVSVAENTANLTISEIENGISLAKMALCQLCGLPLDGDLMLEDEATDNLSAFVPANYNSADTAFNARPEVRILQNTVDITKQNTKIIQALYRPHLALTAGYTVSNPNAFNGFEQKFKDIWSIGLVLHVPIWNWGEGKYKVRAARTATQMAQMELSDVRNKIRLEVEQTRFRLKNANTRLATAHKNMVSAEENLRVANLGFKEGVMTVTDVMQAQTAWMSAKTAIVDAEIDIRTAQVALRKALGEL
- a CDS encoding DUF4492 domain-containing protein; amino-acid sequence: MRRNGFLYRVFDLYYDGFRSMTLGKTLWLVILVKLFIMFFVLKLFFFPNFIKEHSKRGSEAKFVEKEMLKRN
- a CDS encoding cytochrome ubiquinol oxidase subunit I, whose product is MGNLLLTIDPDVVNWSRAQFALTAIYHWLFVPLTLGLALIMGIMETYYYRTGEVFWKKTAQFWQRLFGINFAIGVATGIILEFEFGTNWSNYSWFVGDIFGAPLAIEGMLAFFMESTFVAVMFFGWKKVSRGFHLASTWLTGIGATISAWWILVANAWMQNPVGCEFNPDTMRNEMTSFWEVALSPMAVNKFTHTVTSAWVLGAAFCVGVSCWYLLKKRHTDFARKSLKVGAVVGLCASLLTAVAGDESAYLVAQHQPMKLAAMEALYEGGKGEALTGVALVNPFSQPDYMNETEPPMKIAVPKVLSFLATRDFNGYVPGIRNIINGYKKDDGTVEPSLAEKITRGKQAIAALKAYRSGQKTEANVKTLKTNMKYFGYGYIKNASQTVPPVGINFWSFRLMVGLGVLFILVFAIILFVLYRKDISRPRLLQMVGVALIPLAYVASECGWLVAEFGRQPWTIQDMLPTWAAVSDLSSGSVALTFFLFLFLFTAMLGVEISIMCKQIKKGPQL
- a CDS encoding cytochrome d ubiquinol oxidase subunit II, with amino-acid sequence MTYDFLQHYWWFLIALLGALLVFLMFVQGANSMIFQLGKTDVERRMVINSTGRKWEFTFTTLVTFGGAFFASFPLFYSTSFGSAYWVWIIILFSFIIQAVSYEFQNKAGNLLGVKTFQTCLVINGIVGPLLLGGAVATFFTGSNFIVEKANIVNGMQPVISHWANASRGLDVLLNPWVVIFGIAVVFLARVLGILYINNNVSDDAIRSRIRLQLPINTLLFLIFFIAFLGRTLLGDGYAVNADGTVVMEALKYLHNLLDMWYLAVVLLVGVLLVLYGIIRTILQENYIKGIWATGIGVVLVVIVLFLLAGYNNTAYYPSTASLQSSLTIKNSCSSEFTLTAMFYASLIAPFVLGYIYYAWRSIDSKKIDRQEIEDDDHAY